One window of the Cherax quadricarinatus isolate ZL_2023a chromosome 41, ASM3850222v1, whole genome shotgun sequence genome contains the following:
- the LOC128695853 gene encoding pancreatic triacylglycerol lipase isoform X1, whose product MVWCGRMRVWWLMIVAATVAPQKNQETFLQEMMSGLRELPVIGNVLRAAVHPIYRPFIKQFQSRITSREGEDEFSEVCYEELGCLLTHEDFFHAIHRPLNLPPNTRKEINVVFTVHTREDRQGTSVEGVNISKVLNTSFNPKRKTKIIIHGYLETNTETWMWDMVRALLLYDDFNVVTVDWSGGSQALYSQATANTRVVGLEVAHLINWLKDNVGLDPTDVHIIGHSLGSHTAGYAGERVSKLGRITGLDPAEPFFQYMPPSVRLDPSDALFVDVIHTDADSIFNLGVGYGLRQPVGHLDFYPNDGRSQPGCDSLSRVPLTALTDGLSLYEGLDAAQKELVACNHFRAPKLFTDSILSPCPYMAFQCSSYKLYLKGKCVSCGKDGSRCARLGLHADKWPGRNQSHVALYLSTASGPHYCLYHYRLMLHLADPDRVEGTLRGKLKISLFADDGSIKNFDISPEAARTFSRGRMYYFFLNHPEDLSGAREALVHWTYEADMFNPLSYCVIFCDTSLPLARLTLASVDHLAAGGVVGKRRDHEWQEAVMCHQQGRSVVTVMSESTVKVVSSAACLNITTSSHRSHHSLNYTRELLNSGLASLSSLFNLNLIAR is encoded by the exons ATGGTGTGGTGCGGCAGAATGCGAGTATGGTGGCTGATGATAGTGGCAGCGACGGTGGCACCTCAGAAGAACCAGGAAACCTTCCTGCAGGAGATGATGTCCGGCCTGAGAGAACTTCCAGTCATCGGCAATGTTTTACGGGCGGCCGTCCATCCCATCTACCGGCCCTTCATCAAGCAGTTTCAGTCCAGGATCACAAGCA GAGAGGGTGAGGATGAATTCAGCGAAGTATGTTATGAGGAGCTGGGCTGCCTACTTACACATGAGGATTTTTTCCACGCTATCCACCGACCACTCAACCTTCCTCCTAATACTCGGAAGGAGATCAACGTGGTATTCACAGTCCACACACGGGAGGACCGACAGGGCACCTCAGTGGAGGGTGTCAATATCAGTAAGGTTCTCAACACCTCCTTCAACCCCAAGAGAAAAACTAAGATTATTATACATGGATACCTGGAGACCAACACAGAAACATGGATGTGG GACATGGTTCGGGCCCTTTTGCTATACGACGACTTCAACGTGGTGACGGTGGACTGGTCTGGCGGGTCTCAGGCCCTATACTCTCAGGCCACAGCCAACACTAGAGTGGTGGGGCTCGAGGTCGCCCACTTAATTAACTGGCTCAAAGACAACGTTGGTCTTGACCCAACTGATGTCCACATAATAGGTCATTCACTTGGCTCTCACACTGCAG GGTATGCTGGAGAGAGGGTGTCCAAGCTGGGAAGGATCACCGGGTTAGACCCAGCTGAACCATTCTTCCAGTACATGCCACCCAGCGTCCGTCTGGACCCATCCGACGCTCTCTTTGTGGACGTTATCCACACTGACGCAGACTCCATCTTCAACCTGGGTGTTG GTTATGGGTTAAGGCAACCAGTAGGTCACCTTGACTTTTACCCCAACGATGGTCGGAGTCAACCCGGTTGTGACTCCCTCAGTCGCGTCCCCCTGACGGCTCTTACTGACGGCCTCAGCCTCTACGAAG GTCTGGACGCTGCACAGAAGGAGCTGGTGGCGTGCAACCATTTCCGGGCCCCCAAGCTCTTTACTGACTCTATCCTCTCCCCCTGTCCCTACATGGCCTTCCAGTGTTCCTCATACAAGCTCTACCTGAAG GGAAAGTGTGTGAGCTGTGGGAAGGACGGAAGCCGCTGTGCTCGCCTGGGTCTTCACGCTGACAAGTGGCCAGGAAGAAATCAGAGCCATGTCGCCCTCTACCTTTCCACCGCCTCTGGGCCTCACTACTGTC TGTACCACTACCGGCTGATGTTGCATCTTGCTGATCCAGACAGAGTGGAAGGAACTCTTCGAGGCAAACTGAAGATCTCTCTTTTCGCTGACGATGGAAGTATCAAAAACTTTGATATCTCACCAGA AGCGGCCAGAACTTTCAGTCGTGGAAGAATGTACTATTTCTTTCTGAACCATCCGGAAGACTTGAGCGGTGCCAGAGAGGCTCTCGTCCACTGGACTTATGAAGCTGACATGTTCAACCCTTTGAGTTACTGTGTCATCTTCTGCGACACCAGCCTTCCCCTGGCCAGACTCACCCTCGCCAGTGTCGACCATCTGGCTGCTGG AGGCGTGGTTGGCAAGAGGAGAGATCATGAGTGGCAAGAAGCAGTGATGTGCCACCAGCAGGGACGctctgtggtcacagtgatgaGTGAGTCTACGGTGAAGGTAGTGTCATCAGCAGCCTGTCTAAACATCACTACCTCATCACACAGAAGTCATCACTCTCTCAACTACACCAGAGAGCTGCTGAATTCTGGCCtcgcctccctctcctctctcttcaacTTGAATCTGATAGCCAGATAA